The Pseudomonas cannabina genome contains the following window.
CATCATCTGGTCGAATTTGGCCTGCACGCTGGCATTATCCGAGGTTAAGCCGTAGCGGTCACGCAAACTGGCGATGTCCCGTGCCGTGCCGTAGACATCGGCCCAGTCCCCCATGGGCATCACCTTGTTCAAGGCGGGATCGTTCAGGAACCCACCCAGCATGTCGTTGCCGGTGATGATGCTCTTGTAGTGGTTGTACTGCTGCGCTGTCTCGCGGATGGCGTCCTTGGCCGTGGTCAGTGCATCCATGGCCTGCTTAGCCTGGGCCAACGCATTCGCCCTCAGCGTGAGCAGGGTAGACGGGTCCAGGACCGGAACGCCTGGTACTGCTGCGTAGGTCGCAGGCAGGGCTGCCGTCCCTATGACCGCGCTCAGCGTGTAAACCAGCATCTGCTTTTTCATGACGCATTCTCCATTTCGTTGTGTTCCTGAAGTGCTTTCCAGGCCTTCTGGAAGGCCGGCATCCAGCGCTGTGCATCCCGCGTGTTCATGGACTGGCGCAGGTTGTCGGCGTAGTCGAACGCAGGCAGCCATACAGCGGGATCGTCGGTGTTCAGCCATTGGCGAACGGCCTCGGCCACCAGAAAAGCGTCTACCCAGACCTTGGGATCGGTCGTGCCCAGGTGTTGCCGGATACGCTCGGCGACCGCCAGGTTCATTTTCGTGGCCGACAGCAACGGCAACCAGTACTTGAGTGGGCCGCCCAATTCCATCTTCAGCTTCACCGTCTGGTGCCCCTGCTGCACCACCATTTCCCGGCTGAGTTTCCCCATGTCACGCACCGCTTCGAACAGCTTGCCCGTGACGCCAAACTTGGCGTAACTCTTAGCCTGGGCGTTTTTGTTGGGCAGCCAGATGGGCGTAATCACCTGCTGAATGACCGCCGGAGCATACTTCGTCGCCAGCGCTTGCTCGGGGTACTGGGTGTCCATGATCAGGATTTCCCCGCGCATACGACCGCTCTGCAAGACCTCCTGGATGGCGTCTGCCGTGCTTTTGAATGACAGCGGTGCCCAATACTCGGCCACTACGTTCAACAGCAGATTGCCGGGGCGGGCTTCGTGCATTTCGCGTTTCATGTAGAACAGCGTGTTCAGAAACGCCTCCATGACCTCGGGGTGTTTCTCGGCATAATTGTTTTTGAGCAGCTGCGTGCAATCGAAAGCCAGACGCCGGTAGGTCTGCGCATCGAACTGGTTGACCGGCGAGTCCAGTACCCAGGCGTATTGCCCTACACGGCCCTCACCGGCCAGGCGACACCATTTCGATAGCCGGGTCCGCAAGCAGTTTTCGCCTTGCTCGGGGATGTTTCGCAGCAGCAATGACATGCTGCGATTGCGCACGTTGGTGTGCGCCATGACCGCCTCGATAGAGTCCTTGATCCTTTTCTGGTCAGCGTCATTGCTCTTGTCAGGTCCACCGGCGCAGCACAGCACCAGGTCAAACAGCATTTGCCGCAATGCAGGACTGTCGTGAAACTGGAACGGGTTGACGCCGGTGAAGTGCCCCAGCTGCACGGTGTAATACTCGGCCCCCAGTGCACACAGCAGGTGTTTCAGCGACTCGTTGTAGTCGATACCGAAAATCAGCGGATCGAAGCGGCTGAGAAAGGTCAGCAGGGTGGCCTCCGCAGTGGTTTTACCGACCCCCGTCTGGCCCGTGAAGACCGCATGCCCTGGCAGCATTTCACCGAGGTTGTTCTGACCGGGCGGGCTGTCGTGCACGTTGAGGACATACAACGCCTTGTTGGCCGTCAGCACCGGCATGACGCCTGTCCCGTCACCAATGGGGTTGCCCTTGACCTTGCCCGTGGGGGTGGAGTGCAGCGAAAAGCTGCACGCCAGGTTCTCGGTCGATTTCATCATGGGGTACATGGCCTCGGTCACACCGGGGAACTGCGTGTACCAGGTGTCGATGTTGCTCATGGTCGAACGCACAAAGGTCGCGTCACGCACCGTAAACACCGACGCCATTTTCGTGCCGTTCTCGATGGCCTGGTCCGGGGTCTTGCCGAAGACGATCAGGGAGGCGTGATAGCGACCAAACGCCTTGTCGCCCAGGGTGATGGCCTCGATGGCATTTTCAAGCTCCTCGGTCTGCCTGGAATCGCGCTCGACCGAGCCCAG
Protein-coding sequences here:
- a CDS encoding VirB4 family type IV secretion system protein, which gives rise to MRYPVHEHMVTLPGNRLVSLIQLKGVSSETRSDEELIQLFHNLNRYFLALGKKEGKHLMLQTYITKTGIELDTQYTLPLPALQDFVDAYTAPFRNGTFFQVGYSIALILKYREVDEGIERMSDLLSLSSTLLAEYDPVIMGLEENEHGALFSQIGRYFSLLINGHEKDVLVSDTRLGDAIIDSVTNFENYDFVENRPNRGGQRFATTFDLRDYPSGGTYPGMWDEAIEQQFEFTLVQTFLFEDRNKAKDKFKKHVADLGSVERDSRQTEELENAIEAITLGDKAFGRYHASLIVFGKTPDQAIENGTKMASVFTVRDATFVRSTMSNIDTWYTQFPGVTEAMYPMMKSTENLACSFSLHSTPTGKVKGNPIGDGTGVMPVLTANKALYVLNVHDSPPGQNNLGEMLPGHAVFTGQTGVGKTTAEATLLTFLSRFDPLIFGIDYNESLKHLLCALGAEYYTVQLGHFTGVNPFQFHDSPALRQMLFDLVLCCAGGPDKSNDADQKRIKDSIEAVMAHTNVRNRSMSLLLRNIPEQGENCLRTRLSKWCRLAGEGRVGQYAWVLDSPVNQFDAQTYRRLAFDCTQLLKNNYAEKHPEVMEAFLNTLFYMKREMHEARPGNLLLNVVAEYWAPLSFKSTADAIQEVLQSGRMRGEILIMDTQYPEQALATKYAPAVIQQVITPIWLPNKNAQAKSYAKFGVTGKLFEAVRDMGKLSREMVVQQGHQTVKLKMELGGPLKYWLPLLSATKMNLAVAERIRQHLGTTDPKVWVDAFLVAEAVRQWLNTDDPAVWLPAFDYADNLRQSMNTRDAQRWMPAFQKAWKALQEHNEMENAS
- the virB5 gene encoding P-type DNA transfer protein VirB5; this translates as MKKQMLVYTLSAVIGTAALPATYAAVPGVPVLDPSTLLTLRANALAQAKQAMDALTTAKDAIRETAQQYNHYKSIITGNDMLGGFLNDPALNKVMPMGDWADVYGTARDIASLRDRYGLTSDNASVQAKFDQMMSVVDALERNYNASTERVKNAEFLRARLNEVTTPQQKEDLQLRYQQELIELQNQQMRLANMQMLQQQQEKMENEKRAQAFSDYMNGKTSVRPSYD